A single window of Zea mays cultivar B73 chromosome 10, Zm-B73-REFERENCE-NAM-5.0, whole genome shotgun sequence DNA harbors:
- the LOC100383202 gene encoding Splicing factor-like protein 1-like codes for MASAETLARSPSREPSSDPPRAGSSEPHHNGAGDSSRRRRRSRWEQSNDDSANNSGGEGGAVGRKRKTRWAEEEPRPAIALPDFMKDFAAEMDPEVHALNARLLDISRLLQSGLPLDDRPEGARSPSPEPVYDNFGIRINTREYRARERLNRERQDIISQLIRRNPAFKPPSDYRPPKLQKKLYIPMKEYPGYNFIGLIIGPRGNTQKRMEKETGAKIVIRGKGSVKEGKFLQKRDLKPDPSENEDLHVLVEAETQEALDAAAGMVEKLLTPVDEVLNEHKRQQLRELAALNGTIRDDEFCRTCGEAGHRQYACPNKMNTFKSDVQCKICGDGGHPTIDCPVKGTSGKKMDDEYQNFLAELGGGSAPESMNKSGGPMLALTGSGGSGGASAGTGSNPPWSAGGGAAVIGLNGIKKDYDETNLYIGYLPPTMDDDGLVSLFSQFGDIVMAKVIKDRNTGQSKGYGFVKYSDVSEANAAIAAMNGHHLEGRVIAVRVAGKPPQPAPAVSAPPSYPPTDPTSGGYSSQSYMGVPPPPPPGSYAPVPWGQPPPYASYPPPPPGSSIYNPAPPAPGHAAPPPYGVQYPPPPAAPIPPPGTTSSDGAQNYPPGVTPPSSGTPTHPVATSVYASSGAPNAPLMYPPPPYSYSPYYPPPPFQPPPPPPLASVDPSQSIATAPWATHSAVPPPPPPPLSSTTDQPTAPYGADAEYDKFMADMK; via the coding sequence ATGGCTTCCGCCGAAACCCTAGCCCGCTCCCCCTCGCGCGAGCCTTCCTCCGACCCGCCCCGCGCAGGCTCTTCCGAGCCCCACCACAACGGCGCCGGTGACTcgtctcgccgccgccgccgcagccgctGGGAGCAGTCTAACGACGACTCCGCCAACAACTCCGGCGGCGAGGGCGGGGCCGTGGGCCGGAAGCGCAAAACGCGGTGGGCCGAGGAGGAGCCGCGCCCAGCCATCGCGCTGCCGGACTTCATGAAGGACTTCGCGGCCGAGATGGACCCCGAGGTGCACGCTCTCAACGCGCGCCTCCTCGACATCTCGCGCCTGCTGCAGTCGGGCCTCCCGCTCGACGACCGGCCCGAGGGCGCGCGCTCTCCGTCCCCCGAGCCCGTCTACGACAACTTCGGCATCCGCATAAACACCCGCGAATACCGCGCCAGGGAGCGCCTCAACCGCGAGAGGCAGGATATTATCTCGCAGCTCATCCGCCGCAACCCCGCCTTCAAGCCCCCCTCCGACTACCGCCCACCCAAGCTCCAGAAGAAACTCTACATCCCCATGAAGGAATACCCCGGCTACAACTTTATCGGCCTCATCATTGGCCCTCGTGGCAACACGCAGAAGCGTATGGAGAAGGAGACTGGTGCCAAGATTGTCATTAGGGGGAAGGGTAGTGTCAAGGAAGGGAAGTTTCTGCAGAAGAGGGACCTCAAGCCGGATCCCAGTGAGAACGAAGATCTCCACGTGCTTGTTGAGGCAGAGACGCAGGAGGCACTCGATGCGGCTGCTGGTATGGTGGAGAAGCTGCTCACCCCGGTGGATGAGGTGCTCAATGAGCACAAGCGGCAGCAGCTCCGGGAGCTTGCCGCTCTTAATGGAACAATTAGGGACGACGAGTTTTGTAGAACATGTGGTGAGGCTGGTCACAGGCAGTATGCTTGCCCTAACAAGATGAACACGTTTAAGAGTGATGTGCAGTGCAAGATCTGTGGGGATGGTGGGCACCCGACTATTGATTGTCCAGTCAAGGGCACTTCTGGTAAGaagatggatgatgaataccAGAACTTCCTGGCTGAGCTTGGTGGCGGCAGTGCACCTGAGTCCATGAACAAATCTGGTGGTCCAATGTTGGCTCTTACAGGAAGTGGTGGTAGCGGTGGTGCTTCTGCTGGAACGGGGAGTAACCCGCCTTGGTCAGCCGGTGGTGGTGCTGCTGTCATTGGGCTCAATGGTATCAAGAAAGACTATGACGAGACAAATCTGTATATCGGCTACCTGCCACCTACAATGGATGATGATGGATTAGTCAGTCTGTTTTCGCAATTTGGGGATATTGTCATGGCTAAGGTGATCAAGGATCGAAACACCGGACAGAGCAAAGGATATGGATTTGTCAAGTATTCAGACGTGTCAGAGGCCAATGCAGCGATTGCTGCAATGAACGGTCACCATCTTGAAGGTAGAGTTATTGCGGTTAGAGTTGCTGGAAAGCCACCACAGCCGGCACCAGCAGTGTCAGCACCCCCATCGTATCCTCCTACGGATCCTACTTCAGGTGGATATTCCTCCCAATCCTACATGGGGgtaccaccaccacctcctccaggGAGTTACGCTCCAGTTCCTTGGGGACAGCCACCACCGTATGCTTCATATCCTCCGCCACCACCAGGCTCTAGCATCTACAATCCTGCACCCCCTGCACCTGGCCATGCTGCCCCACCTCCATATGGGGTGCAGTATCCACCACCCCCAGCAGCTCCCATCCCTCCACCAGGCACTACATCAAGTGATGGAGCTCAGAACTACCCCCCCGGTGTAACACCACCAAGTTCTGGTACACCCACTCACCCTGTTGCAACATCAGTATATGCATCATCTGGCGCACCAAATGCACCATTGATGTACCCTCCACCACCTTATAGTTATTCCCCATACTATCCTCCTCCACCATTTcagccaccacctccaccaccactggCTAGTGTTGATCCCTCTCAGAGTATTGCAACTGCACCTTGGGCTACCCACAGTGcagtgcctccaccaccaccaccacctttgtCCTCCACAACCGACCAGCCTACTGCTCCCTATGGTGCCGATGCAGAATATGACAAGTTTATGGCAGATATGAAGTGA